From Nocardia sp. XZ_19_385, the proteins below share one genomic window:
- a CDS encoding LLM class flavin-dependent oxidoreductase yields MKYGLGLPISDPVLLLDWATRAEAAGFSTLGLLDRLAYDNPEPMIALSVLAGATSRIKLQTEVLIAPLREPSLLAKQAATLDRMSGGRFVLGLGVGGRADDHVASGTELRTRGRRMDEQLDTMRRLWSGAAHSADCGPIGPAPLRPEGPELLFGGFQPAALDRVGRWGGGFLAAAAPSWAGGLFDTVRRSWKDHGRNGEPRIVAQINVALGSPALVEEARASMGDYYQFTGRADNMVAGIRTTPEEIRTASMQFEELGADEIIFYCYGSDPDQVDRLADVSA; encoded by the coding sequence GTGAAGTACGGCCTCGGCCTGCCCATTTCCGACCCCGTCCTACTGCTCGACTGGGCGACGCGGGCCGAGGCGGCCGGGTTCAGCACCCTCGGCCTGCTCGACCGGCTCGCCTACGACAACCCCGAACCGATGATCGCGCTCAGCGTCCTCGCGGGCGCCACCTCCCGCATCAAACTCCAGACCGAGGTCCTGATCGCTCCGCTGCGCGAACCGTCGCTGCTGGCCAAGCAGGCTGCCACGCTGGACCGGATGTCCGGTGGGCGCTTCGTGCTCGGTCTCGGCGTCGGCGGCCGCGCGGACGACCACGTCGCCTCGGGCACCGAGCTACGCACCCGGGGCCGCCGCATGGACGAACAGCTCGACACCATGCGCCGCCTGTGGTCCGGCGCAGCGCACAGCGCCGACTGCGGTCCGATCGGCCCCGCGCCACTGCGTCCCGAAGGCCCCGAACTGCTCTTCGGCGGTTTCCAGCCCGCGGCTCTCGACCGCGTCGGCCGCTGGGGTGGCGGCTTCCTCGCCGCCGCCGCACCTTCGTGGGCGGGCGGGCTGTTCGACACCGTCCGCCGCTCGTGGAAAGACCACGGCCGCAACGGCGAACCTCGCATCGTCGCCCAGATCAACGTCGCACTCGGCTCCCCCGCCCTGGTCGAGGAAGCCCGCGCGTCCATGGGCGACTACTACCAATTCACCGGCCGCGCCGACAATATGGTCGCCGGTATTCGCACCACACCCGAGGAAATACGCACGGCCAGCATGCAATTCGAAGAACTAGGGGCCGACGAGATCATCTTCTACTGCTACGGCAGCGACCCCGATCAGGTCGACCGCCTCGCCGACGTCAGCGCTTGA
- a CDS encoding 4-(cytidine 5'-diphospho)-2-C-methyl-D-erythritol kinase, with protein sequence MLSVVPSPVTVRAPSKVNLHLGVGDLRADGYHDLTTVFQALSLSDDLHISPAAALTVKVSGEGAADVPTDRTNLVWKAAVRLAHLAGRVPLVEIAITKGIPVAGGMAGGSADGAAALVGLNELWDIGLTRDELLAMAAELGSDVPFSLHGGTALGTGRGERLLPVLSRNTFHWVLAFAKGGLSTPSVFAELDRLREIGDPPRLGPPEQLMQALASGDAKQLAPLLGNDLQAAAVSLKPELRRTLRAGVSAGALAGLVSGSGPTCAFLCESEAAAVAVAAELAGEGVARSVRTASGPVPGARILPPDAQVKR encoded by the coding sequence GTGTTGTCAGTAGTGCCCAGCCCCGTCACCGTGCGCGCCCCCTCGAAGGTGAACCTGCACCTCGGAGTCGGTGACCTGCGCGCGGATGGGTATCACGACCTGACGACGGTGTTCCAGGCGCTCTCGCTCAGCGACGACCTGCACATCTCGCCCGCCGCCGCGCTCACCGTGAAGGTGAGTGGCGAGGGCGCGGCCGACGTCCCGACCGACCGCACCAATCTGGTGTGGAAGGCGGCGGTCCGGCTGGCGCACCTGGCCGGCCGGGTGCCGCTGGTGGAAATCGCCATCACCAAGGGCATTCCGGTGGCGGGCGGGATGGCCGGCGGAAGCGCCGACGGCGCCGCCGCCCTGGTCGGACTGAACGAGCTCTGGGATATCGGGCTCACCCGCGACGAATTGCTGGCGATGGCAGCGGAATTGGGCAGTGACGTGCCGTTCTCGCTGCACGGCGGGACAGCGCTCGGCACGGGGCGCGGAGAGCGCCTGCTTCCGGTGTTGTCCCGCAACACCTTTCACTGGGTATTGGCCTTCGCCAAGGGCGGGCTCTCCACGCCGTCGGTCTTCGCCGAACTGGACCGCTTGCGGGAGATCGGTGACCCGCCGCGCCTCGGCCCGCCCGAGCAGTTGATGCAGGCGCTGGCGTCCGGTGACGCGAAACAGCTTGCGCCCCTGCTGGGTAACGACCTGCAGGCGGCGGCGGTCTCGTTGAAGCCGGAGTTGCGGCGGACCCTGCGGGCAGGGGTTTCCGCGGGGGCGCTGGCCGGGTTGGTGTCAGGGTCCGGGCCCACCTGCGCGTTCCTGTGTGAGAGTGAAGCCGCGGCCGTGGCGGTGGCGGCGGAGCTGGCGGGAGAGGGTGTCGCGCGCAGTGTGCGCACGGCCAGCGGGCCGGTTCCGGGTGCGCGGATTCTGCCGCCGGATGCCCAGGTCAAGCGCTGA
- a CDS encoding SDR family oxidoreductase: MGALTGKTALVTGGSRGIGRAIAERLGRDGARVAVHYNGNEEAAKETVAAIEKAGGSAFAISAELGVPGDAAALWTAFDAHADGLDILVNNAGIDGVREPLSDTEEADFDRVFAVNTKAPFFVTKLGLDRLRDGGRIVNISTGLTQGARMPELIAYTMTKGAIDSFTQILAKEAGARGITVNAVAPGVIDTDMNAGWLRNPEAEAQVSGLSPLNRVGQPADVADIVGFLASDDSRWVTGQWIDATGGALL, translated from the coding sequence ATGGGTGCACTGACAGGCAAGACGGCTCTGGTCACCGGCGGCAGCCGCGGAATCGGGCGCGCCATCGCGGAACGGCTGGGGCGCGACGGTGCGCGAGTTGCCGTGCATTACAACGGTAATGAGGAAGCGGCCAAGGAAACCGTTGCCGCGATCGAAAAAGCGGGCGGATCTGCTTTCGCCATCAGCGCCGAGCTCGGCGTGCCCGGCGATGCCGCCGCGCTGTGGACCGCGTTCGACGCGCACGCCGACGGGCTGGACATCCTGGTGAACAACGCCGGCATCGACGGCGTCCGGGAGCCGCTGAGCGACACCGAGGAGGCCGACTTCGATCGTGTCTTCGCGGTCAACACCAAGGCGCCGTTCTTCGTCACCAAGCTCGGCCTGGACCGGCTGCGCGACGGCGGCCGCATCGTCAATATCTCCACCGGCCTCACCCAGGGCGCGCGGATGCCGGAGCTGATCGCCTACACCATGACCAAGGGCGCGATCGATTCGTTCACCCAGATCCTGGCCAAGGAGGCCGGCGCACGCGGCATCACCGTGAATGCGGTCGCGCCCGGCGTGATCGATACCGACATGAACGCCGGCTGGCTGCGCAATCCGGAAGCCGAGGCGCAGGTGTCGGGCTTGTCGCCGCTCAATCGGGTCGGGCAGCCCGCCGATGTCGCCGATATCGTCGGCTTCCTGGCCTCCGACGACTCGCGCTGGGTTACGGGACAGTGGATCGACGCCACCGGCGGCGCCTTGCTGTAG
- a CDS encoding TetR/AcrR family transcriptional regulator, which translates to MATPTRGRPRSFDREEALDKAVRLFWSRGYEATSIGDLTAALGIGAPSLYAAFGDKAKLFAEVVQTFGARYGGFLPRALEEEPTATAAVRRMLREAATEYTRPGCPHGCLVMSAGMNTTSVEIADMLRGLRNRNIEVFTEHIQADIDAGLLPADADAKTLARYVGTVLQGMSQASRDGATEAELATVAEMAMASWPSWSASR; encoded by the coding sequence ATGGCCACACCGACCCGGGGACGACCCCGCTCCTTCGATCGAGAAGAAGCCCTGGACAAGGCCGTTCGACTGTTCTGGTCCCGCGGCTACGAAGCCACCTCGATCGGCGACCTGACCGCCGCGCTCGGCATCGGCGCGCCAAGCCTCTATGCCGCGTTCGGCGACAAGGCCAAGCTCTTCGCCGAGGTGGTGCAGACATTCGGTGCGCGCTACGGCGGATTCCTGCCGCGCGCCCTCGAGGAGGAACCGACCGCGACCGCGGCGGTGCGGCGCATGCTGCGCGAAGCCGCCACGGAGTACACCCGGCCGGGTTGCCCGCACGGCTGTTTGGTGATGAGCGCGGGGATGAACACCACCAGTGTGGAGATCGCGGATATGCTGCGCGGCCTGCGCAATCGGAATATCGAGGTGTTCACCGAGCACATCCAGGCCGATATCGACGCGGGCCTGCTGCCGGCCGATGCCGACGCCAAGACCTTGGCGCGCTACGTCGGGACCGTCCTGCAAGGCATGTCACAGGCCTCGCGTGACGGGGCAACAGAGGCCGAGTTGGCGACGGTCGCCGAAATGGCCATGGCGAGTTGGCCGTCCTGGTCGGCATCGCGCTGA
- a CDS encoding heavy-metal-associated domain-containing protein, with amino-acid sequence MATTTYTVKGMTCGHCVSSVKSEIGKIDGVTSVDVDLASGAVRVDSSAPVADSEIAAAVDEAGYEVA; translated from the coding sequence ATGGCTACCACCACCTACACCGTCAAAGGCATGACCTGCGGACACTGCGTCAGCTCGGTCAAATCGGAGATCGGCAAGATCGACGGCGTGACCAGTGTCGACGTCGACCTGGCCAGCGGGGCCGTGCGGGTCGACAGCAGCGCGCCCGTCGCCGACTCCGAGATCGCCGCCGCCGTCGACGAGGCGGGCTACGAGGTCGCCTGA
- a CDS encoding cytochrome P450 codes for MSHDFDLNSPENIADPYPSYARLRTEAPIYHSADPDLWIISRYDDVRAVLRDPDRFSSDVGGLESDPFNPGLEMPRWLTGLLSRISAVRVLLTSDPPDHTILRRKVSRAFTPRRMAAWEPRIREVTTRLVDDMLAADHPADLVHDLAAPLPTTVIAELLGVPTERNDDFKRWSDNLINGLLTGGPRIPMVRSAIAISWFFLRTIRRRRRDPGEDLISLLITGEGDEALSQWELITFCILLLAAGLETTTNLIANAMLAIFDRPVLRQQLCANPELAAAVVAETLRFDNPAQGLMRVTRTEVTLSDITIPAGAYVIPLIGSANRDPDRWADPDEFLLHRPNLGEHLAFGSGIHYCIGNALARIEATAALEEIARRLPDMAPAGTPTRITSPVLRGLRSQPITFTRTKIPAR; via the coding sequence ATGTCGCACGACTTCGATTTGAACAGTCCGGAGAACATCGCCGATCCGTACCCGAGCTATGCCCGGTTACGCACGGAGGCACCGATCTACCACTCGGCCGATCCCGACCTGTGGATCATCAGCCGCTACGACGACGTGCGCGCCGTACTGCGCGACCCGGACCGCTTCTCCTCCGATGTCGGCGGTCTCGAATCCGATCCCTTCAATCCTGGCCTGGAAATGCCGAGGTGGTTGACGGGCCTGCTGTCTCGGATCTCGGCGGTGCGAGTGCTGCTCACCAGTGATCCCCCGGACCATACGATCCTGCGGCGCAAAGTGAGCCGCGCGTTCACCCCACGCCGGATGGCGGCCTGGGAACCGCGGATTCGTGAGGTCACCACGCGACTGGTGGACGACATGCTGGCCGCCGACCATCCCGCCGACCTGGTACACGATCTGGCCGCGCCGTTGCCGACCACGGTCATCGCCGAACTGCTCGGCGTCCCGACCGAGCGCAACGACGATTTCAAACGCTGGTCGGACAATCTGATCAACGGGCTGCTCACCGGCGGGCCGCGAATCCCTATGGTCCGCAGCGCGATCGCGATCTCGTGGTTCTTCCTGCGCACTATCCGCCGCCGGCGGCGCGACCCGGGCGAGGACCTGATCAGTCTCCTGATCACCGGCGAGGGTGACGAGGCGCTGTCCCAGTGGGAGCTCATCACCTTCTGCATCCTGCTGCTCGCCGCCGGCCTCGAGACCACCACCAACCTCATCGCCAACGCCATGCTCGCCATCTTCGACCGGCCAGTGCTGCGGCAGCAGCTGTGCGCGAATCCCGAACTGGCCGCGGCAGTTGTCGCGGAAACCCTCCGTTTCGACAATCCCGCTCAAGGCCTGATGCGAGTGACGCGGACCGAGGTGACGCTGAGCGACATCACGATTCCCGCAGGCGCATATGTCATTCCGCTGATCGGTTCGGCCAATCGCGACCCGGATCGATGGGCCGACCCCGACGAATTCCTGTTGCACCGCCCAAACCTCGGCGAGCACTTGGCATTCGGCTCTGGAATCCACTACTGCATCGGCAATGCACTGGCCCGCATCGAAGCCACTGCGGCACTGGAGGAAATCGCCCGCCGGCTACCGGACATGGCACCAGCGGGGACGCCAACTCGCATCACCAGTCCGGTCCTGCGTGGTCTCCGCAGTCAGCCAATTACATTCACCCGCACCAAGATTCCAGCCCGATAG
- the rsmA gene encoding 16S rRNA (adenine(1518)-N(6)/adenine(1519)-N(6))-dimethyltransferase RsmA translates to MSESDVSARGSAALLGPAEVRTLAERFGVRPTKQLGQNFVHDANTVRRIVSAAGVGRSDVVLEVGPGLGSLTLALLDVVDSVVAVEIDPVLAKHLPVTVADRAPELVDRLQVVEADALRVTAAELPAMPTALVANLPYNVAVPVLLHLLAELPSITTSLVMVQAEVADRLAAEPGGRIYGIPSVKAGFFGEVRRAGHVGTQVFWPVPRVESGLVRVERYAEPPWPTDETHRRRVFEVVDAAFAQRRKTLRAALASWAGSPAEAERRLVAAGIDPTARGETLDTAAYVRLAAQA, encoded by the coding sequence GTGTCCGAATCTGATGTTTCCGCTCGTGGGAGCGCCGCGCTGCTGGGTCCCGCCGAGGTGCGCACGCTGGCCGAGCGGTTCGGCGTCCGGCCGACCAAGCAGCTCGGGCAGAACTTCGTGCACGACGCGAACACGGTGCGCCGGATTGTCTCGGCCGCCGGAGTCGGGCGCAGCGACGTCGTTCTCGAGGTCGGTCCCGGGCTCGGTTCGCTGACGCTGGCGCTGCTCGACGTGGTCGATTCGGTGGTCGCGGTCGAGATCGACCCGGTGCTCGCCAAGCATCTTCCGGTGACGGTCGCCGATCGCGCGCCGGAGCTCGTGGACCGGTTGCAGGTGGTGGAAGCCGACGCGTTGCGGGTGACCGCCGCCGAACTTCCCGCGATGCCGACCGCACTGGTCGCGAATCTGCCCTACAACGTCGCCGTTCCGGTCCTGTTGCACCTCCTGGCCGAATTGCCCAGCATCACAACCTCATTGGTGATGGTGCAAGCCGAGGTCGCCGACCGTCTGGCCGCCGAACCGGGTGGCCGCATCTACGGCATCCCCAGCGTGAAGGCAGGTTTCTTCGGCGAGGTGCGCCGCGCGGGCCACGTCGGCACCCAGGTCTTCTGGCCGGTCCCACGCGTCGAATCCGGGCTGGTCCGTGTCGAGCGCTACGCCGAACCCCCGTGGCCGACCGACGAAACACACCGCCGCCGCGTCTTCGAAGTCGTCGACGCCGCATTCGCCCAACGCCGCAAAACCCTTCGCGCCGCCCTCGCCTCCTGGGCCGGTTCCCCGGCCGAAGCCGAACGCCGCCTCGTCGCCGCAGGCATCGACCCCACCGCCCGCGGCGAAACCCTCGACACGGCCGCCTACGTCCGCCTGGCAGCTCAGGCCTGA
- a CDS encoding lipase family protein has translation MSASTALLVNVAPAHADTPGSVISVTAKPSGWRGMPQGAVGEVFDYWMTGSDGTPQPASGAVIIPAGTPPPGGWPIMAYDHGTSGLGPGCGGQSNPRSTREDAIIQRMVNQGFAVVAPDYLGLGNFNTGAHPYLEQRTEATATLDLVRAARATHPELSATWGVIGFSQGGQAALGTGHLQATYAPELDFRGTIAVDPESDVEKVLPLAGPAIPRVEGTDGALSFYVAILAGLRQARPDVDVDSYLTPLGKSVLDDVSTKCFGDVYARVQGLSIGELMAKPLSDDRIRTALNDYLTVPTSGYDAPILLLINVTDKTVPSPLHAALVAQLAANGENFQTITGTGEHCELNPAMLAGIDGFLAGIKATPAHA, from the coding sequence ATGTCTGCCAGCACCGCACTGCTGGTGAATGTGGCTCCCGCGCATGCGGATACGCCCGGCTCGGTGATCTCTGTGACAGCCAAGCCCAGCGGCTGGCGCGGTATGCCCCAGGGTGCGGTCGGTGAGGTGTTCGACTACTGGATGACCGGATCCGACGGCACTCCGCAACCCGCCAGCGGGGCGGTCATCATCCCGGCGGGCACGCCGCCGCCGGGCGGCTGGCCGATCATGGCCTACGACCACGGCACCAGCGGTCTCGGACCGGGCTGCGGCGGCCAGTCCAACCCGCGCAGTACCCGCGAGGACGCGATCATCCAGCGCATGGTGAACCAGGGCTTCGCCGTGGTGGCACCCGACTACCTCGGCCTCGGCAACTTCAACACCGGCGCACACCCCTACCTGGAGCAGCGCACCGAAGCCACCGCCACCCTCGACCTGGTGCGCGCCGCCCGCGCCACCCACCCGGAACTGTCCGCGACCTGGGGCGTGATCGGCTTCTCCCAGGGCGGCCAGGCCGCGCTCGGCACCGGCCACCTGCAAGCCACCTACGCCCCCGAGCTGGACTTCCGCGGCACCATCGCGGTCGACCCGGAATCGGACGTGGAGAAGGTGCTGCCGCTCGCCGGCCCCGCGATCCCGCGCGTCGAGGGCACCGACGGGGCCCTGAGCTTCTATGTCGCCATCCTCGCCGGTTTGCGGCAGGCCCGCCCCGACGTGGACGTCGACAGTTACCTGACCCCGCTGGGCAAGTCCGTCCTCGACGACGTCAGCACCAAATGTTTCGGTGACGTCTACGCCCGCGTGCAGGGCCTCAGCATCGGCGAGCTCATGGCCAAGCCGCTCTCCGACGACCGCATCCGCACCGCGCTCAACGACTACCTGACCGTGCCCACCAGCGGCTACGACGCCCCGATCCTGCTGCTGATCAACGTCACCGACAAGACCGTGCCCTCCCCGCTGCACGCCGCGCTGGTCGCCCAGCTCGCCGCCAACGGCGAGAACTTCCAGACGATCACCGGCACGGGTGAGCACTGCGAGCTGAACCCGGCCATGCTCGCCGGAATCGATGGCTTCCTCGCCGGGATCAAAGCCACGCCGGCACACGCGTAA
- a CDS encoding resuscitation-promoting factor — protein MYHLTRINQSRSPLLYAAVAALLMTLIVGSAMAIMNRKHVTVIVDGAQSTQATMSRNVAGVLRAAGFDVTDRDLVRPGLAATVADGATIVFNRAREITLTIDGKPQKVWTTGLTAGEALEQLQIPGDRFVAPARTAPLPLAGATLQVASPRPVSLLDGIGNFVDVRIAGRTIGEALATAGVPLIEQDSVEPAADTPLSDGLRITVTRKRVENLTETLPLDPPENVIEDVTMNMSRTVVENKGVAGVHDVTFAVTKVNGQEVDRKPIASNVTVPAQPKTVRKGAKPGTEVPPVKDGSVWDALARCEATGNWSINTGNGYYGGLQFDQSTWERQGGLKYAPRADLATREEQIAIGEVTRARQGWGAWPACTSRLGM, from the coding sequence ATGTATCACTTAACGCGGATCAACCAGTCACGCTCGCCGCTGCTCTACGCAGCGGTCGCAGCGTTGCTGATGACGTTGATCGTCGGTTCCGCGATGGCGATCATGAACCGGAAGCACGTCACGGTCATCGTCGACGGCGCCCAGTCCACTCAGGCGACCATGTCCCGCAATGTCGCGGGCGTGCTGCGCGCCGCCGGGTTCGACGTCACCGACCGCGACCTGGTCCGCCCCGGGCTGGCCGCCACCGTCGCCGACGGCGCCACCATCGTGTTCAACCGGGCCCGCGAGATCACGCTGACCATCGACGGCAAGCCGCAGAAGGTGTGGACCACCGGCCTCACCGCGGGCGAAGCGCTGGAGCAGCTGCAGATCCCGGGCGACCGCTTCGTGGCGCCGGCCCGCACCGCGCCGCTGCCGCTGGCGGGCGCGACGCTGCAGGTTGCCAGCCCGCGTCCGGTGTCGCTGCTGGACGGCATCGGCAATTTCGTAGACGTCCGGATCGCCGGGCGCACCATCGGGGAAGCGCTTGCCACGGCGGGTGTTCCGCTGATCGAGCAGGACAGCGTCGAACCCGCCGCCGACACTCCGCTCAGCGACGGCCTGCGCATCACGGTCACCCGCAAGCGGGTGGAGAACCTGACCGAGACGCTGCCGCTGGATCCGCCGGAGAACGTCATCGAAGACGTCACCATGAACATGAGCCGCACCGTCGTGGAGAACAAGGGCGTCGCCGGCGTGCACGACGTCACCTTCGCGGTCACCAAGGTCAACGGCCAGGAGGTCGATCGGAAGCCGATCGCCTCCAATGTCACCGTGCCCGCGCAGCCGAAGACGGTGCGCAAGGGTGCCAAGCCGGGCACCGAGGTGCCGCCGGTGAAGGACGGTTCGGTCTGGGACGCGCTGGCGCGCTGTGAGGCGACCGGTAACTGGTCGATCAACACCGGCAACGGGTACTACGGCGGGTTGCAGTTCGATCAGAGCACCTGGGAGCGCCAGGGCGGATTGAAGTACGCGCCGCGCGCCGACCTCGCCACGCGTGAAGAGCAGATCGCGATCGGCGAAGTCACCCGAGCGCGTCAGGGCTGGGGCGCTTGGCCCGCCTGCACCAGTCGCCTGGGTATGTAG
- a CDS encoding TatD family hydrolase: MSSKRPAPDLPEPLAPLVDAHTHLDACGATDAESTKVIVDRAASVGVGTIVTVADDLKAAQWAVQAANWDHRVYAAVALHPTRANALDDAAKAELERLAADPRVVAVGETGLDYYWPGKLDGCADIETQVEGFRWHIDLAKRLRKPLMIHNREADHDLLAVLLDEGAPEKVIFHCFSSDTNMALSCVAEGYVLSFSGTVSFKNAHELREAAKVVPDEAILVETDAPYLTPHPFRGAPNESYCLPYTVRALAELREQDPMELAKISTANARRIYGI; encoded by the coding sequence ATGAGTAGCAAACGGCCCGCACCGGATTTGCCGGAACCGCTCGCGCCGCTCGTCGACGCGCACACCCACCTCGACGCGTGCGGCGCGACCGACGCCGAGTCGACGAAAGTGATCGTCGACCGTGCCGCGTCGGTGGGCGTCGGCACCATCGTGACCGTCGCCGACGACCTGAAGGCCGCGCAGTGGGCGGTGCAGGCCGCGAACTGGGATCATCGCGTCTACGCCGCTGTCGCGTTGCACCCGACGCGCGCCAACGCGCTCGACGATGCCGCGAAAGCGGAACTGGAACGCCTGGCCGCCGACCCGCGCGTGGTCGCCGTCGGTGAAACCGGCCTGGACTACTACTGGCCGGGCAAGCTCGACGGTTGCGCCGATATCGAAACCCAGGTCGAGGGTTTCCGCTGGCACATCGATCTCGCCAAGCGCCTGCGCAAGCCTTTGATGATCCACAATCGTGAGGCCGATCATGATTTGCTGGCAGTCCTGCTGGACGAGGGTGCGCCGGAAAAGGTGATCTTCCACTGCTTCTCGTCCGACACCAATATGGCGCTGTCCTGTGTGGCCGAGGGCTACGTGCTGAGCTTCTCGGGCACGGTCAGTTTCAAGAATGCTCATGAATTGCGGGAAGCCGCCAAGGTGGTGCCGGACGAGGCGATCCTGGTGGAAACCGATGCCCCGTATCTGACGCCGCATCCGTTCCGCGGGGCGCCGAACGAGTCCTACTGCCTGCCCTACACCGTGCGCGCCCTCGCCGAACTGCGCGAACAGGATCCGATGGAGCTGGCGAAGATCAGCACGGCCAACGCCCGGCGGATTTACGGGATCTAG
- the metG gene encoding methionine--tRNA ligase gives MSPADRPAFYVTTAIAYPNGAPHIGHAYEYISADAIARFKRLDGYDVFFMTGTDEHGQKMQQAAVAEGVPVEELATRNSDVFEAMDKTLDVSLDRFIRTTDEDHQVASVEIWNRMLANGDIYLGNYSGWYSVRDEAFYTDEETTLLEDGSRVSTETKTPVEWTEESNFFFRLSAYQDKLLALYEEHPEFIAPATARNEMTSYVKAGLKDLSISRTTFDWGVPVPGHPDHVMYVWVDALTNYITGVGFPDTDSAAFQRFWPADLHIIGKDITRFHTVYWPAFLMSAGIELPKRVFVHGFLYNKGEKMSKSVGNVVDPLELVAEYGLDAVRYFLLREISYGQDGSYSHEAIVSRINADLANEFGNLVQRSLTMVNRYCGAVVPTPDEFTAEDRALLDQAGALLDKVRAEFDAQQMHLALDTIWKVLAETNRYFSAHAPWALKKSGTDEDLARMATVLYVTIEVVRIAAILVQPVLPGSSAKILDLLAQQGRTFADISTPLVAGVPLPTPEPVYPRYVEPKE, from the coding sequence ATGAGTCCAGCTGACCGCCCCGCCTTCTATGTCACTACGGCCATCGCCTACCCGAACGGTGCGCCGCATATCGGGCACGCCTACGAGTACATCTCCGCGGACGCCATCGCCCGATTCAAGCGGCTCGACGGGTACGACGTCTTCTTCATGACGGGTACCGACGAGCACGGCCAGAAAATGCAGCAGGCCGCGGTCGCCGAGGGCGTGCCCGTCGAAGAACTGGCGACGCGCAACTCCGACGTGTTCGAAGCGATGGACAAGACGCTCGACGTCTCCCTGGACCGATTCATCCGGACGACAGACGAGGACCACCAGGTCGCGTCGGTGGAAATCTGGAATCGGATGCTCGCCAACGGCGATATCTACCTGGGCAATTACTCCGGCTGGTATTCGGTGCGCGACGAAGCGTTCTACACCGACGAGGAGACCACGCTGCTCGAAGACGGCAGCCGCGTCTCCACCGAAACCAAGACGCCGGTCGAATGGACCGAGGAGTCGAACTTCTTCTTCCGGCTCTCGGCCTACCAGGACAAGCTGCTCGCGCTCTACGAGGAGCATCCCGAATTCATCGCGCCCGCAACGGCTCGCAACGAAATGACGAGCTATGTGAAGGCGGGCCTGAAGGATCTGTCGATCTCGCGCACCACCTTCGACTGGGGTGTGCCGGTGCCCGGGCACCCCGATCACGTGATGTACGTGTGGGTGGACGCACTCACCAACTACATCACCGGCGTCGGCTTCCCCGACACGGATTCGGCTGCGTTCCAGCGGTTCTGGCCCGCCGACCTGCACATCATCGGCAAGGACATCACCCGCTTTCACACCGTGTACTGGCCGGCGTTCCTGATGTCGGCGGGCATCGAACTGCCGAAACGCGTGTTCGTGCACGGGTTTCTGTACAACAAGGGCGAGAAGATGTCGAAGTCGGTCGGCAATGTCGTCGACCCGCTCGAGCTGGTCGCCGAGTACGGCCTCGACGCGGTGCGCTACTTCCTGCTGCGGGAAATCTCCTACGGCCAGGACGGCAGCTACAGCCACGAGGCCATCGTCTCGCGCATCAACGCCGACCTCGCCAACGAATTCGGCAATCTGGTGCAGCGCAGCCTCACCATGGTGAACAGGTACTGCGGGGCTGTGGTGCCGACCCCGGATGAATTCACCGCCGAGGATCGCGCTTTGCTGGACCAGGCCGGTGCCCTCCTGGACAAGGTGCGCGCCGAATTCGACGCCCAGCAAATGCATCTGGCGCTGGACACCATCTGGAAGGTGCTCGCCGAGACCAACCGGTACTTCTCCGCACATGCCCCCTGGGCGCTGAAGAAGTCCGGCACCGACGAGGACCTCGCGCGCATGGCCACCGTGCTGTATGTGACGATCGAGGTGGTCCGCATCGCCGCGATCCTGGTGCAGCCGGTGCTGCCCGGCTCCTCCGCCAAGATCCTCGACCTGCTCGCGCAGCAAGGCCGCACCTTCGCCGACATCAGCACCCCGCTGGTCGCCGGCGTCCCGCTGCCCACCCCGGAGCCGGTCTACCCGCGATACGTGGAGCCGAAAGAGTAA